One Scophthalmus maximus strain ysfricsl-2021 chromosome 9, ASM2237912v1, whole genome shotgun sequence genomic region harbors:
- the tdo2a gene encoding tryptophan 2,3-dioxygenase A isoform X2 has product MFWKPEAGDRLFKNKPPNAEEEDASQAGVNKASRGGIIYGDYLQLDKIVSAQVLQSEVKGNKIHDEHLFIVTHQAYELWFKQVLFELDSVREIFISGHVRDERNMLKVNTRIHRIVMIFRLLVEQFSVLETMTALDFFDFREYLSPASGFQSLQFRLVENKIGVPDNLRVPYNRRHYRDNFKGHESEMLLATEQEPTLLKLVEEWLERTPGLEVDGFNFWESLEINIFVGLNQEKEKIAIMPDSEDKEEMMAELVKQKELFTSLFDEKRHDHLLSKGERRLSYKALQGALMIFFYREEPRFQVPFQLLTFLMDIDTLMTKWRYNHVCMVHRMIGSKAGTGGSSGYHYLRSTVSDRYKVFVDLFNLATFLVPRHWVPKLNPNVHTFLYTAECCDSSYCSNEDSD; this is encoded by the exons ATGTTTTGGAAGCCCGAGGCCGGTGACAG GTTGTTCAAAAACAAGCCTCCGAATGCCGAAGAGGAGGACGCCTCTCAGGCGGGCGTCAACAAGGCCAGTCGAGGAGGAATCATCTATGGGGATTACCTGCAG CTTGACAAAATCGTCTCGGCCCAGGTGTTGCAGAGTGAAGTCAAGGGGAATAAGATCCACGATGAGCACCTCTTCATCGTCACTCATCAAG cctATGAACTGTGGTTCAAACAGGTTTTGTTCGAACTTGATTCAGTGCGGGAGATCTTCATCAGCGGACAT GTCCGAGACGAACGCAACATGCTCAAAGTGAACACCCGCATCCACAGGATCGTGATGATATTCAGACTGTTGGTCGAACAGTTTTCTGTTCTGGAAACAATGACGGCCTTGGACTTTTTTGACTTCAG GGAATACCTGTCACCGGCCTCGGGCTTCCAAAGCCTTCAGTTTCGGCTGGTGGAGAACAAGATCGGGGTCCCGGACAACCTGAGGGTGCCGTACAACAGACGCCATTACAGGGACAACTTCAAGGGTCATGAGAGTGAGATGCTGCTCGCCACGGAGCAGGAGCCCACACTCTTAAAGCTCGTCGAG GAGTGGCTGGAGAGAACTCCCGGCTTGGAGGTGGACGGATTCAATTTCTGGGAAAGCCTGGAAATCAATATATTTGTAGGGCTGAAtcaagagaaggagaaaatcGCG ATAATGCCAGATTCcgaggacaaggaggagatgATGGCCGAGCTGGTCAAACAGAAAGAGCTCTTCACTTCTCTGTTCGACGAGAAGCGCCACGACCATCTGCTCAGCAAAG GTGAGAGGCGGCTCTCTTACAAAGCTCTACAAGGTGCCCTGATGATCTTCTTCTACAG GGAGGAGCCGAGGTTCCAGGTCCCCTTCCAGCTGCTCACGTTCCTCATGGACATCGACACGCTGATGACGAAATGGAGAT ATAATCACGTATGCATGGTGCATCGAATGATCGGCAGCAAGGCCGGCACAGGGGGCTCCTCCGGCTACCACTACCTGAGATCCACCGTCAG TGACCGCTACAAGGTGTTTGTGGATCTGTTCAACCTGGCGACCTTCCTGGTGCCTCGCCACTGGGTGCCCAAGCTGAATCCCAATGTCCACACGTTCCTCTACACGGCCGAGTGCTGCGACAGCTCCTACTGCAGCAACGAGGACTCAGACTGA
- the tdo2a gene encoding tryptophan 2,3-dioxygenase A isoform X1 → MSGCPYFEKKHLLFKNKPPNAEEEDASQAGVNKASRGGIIYGDYLQLDKIVSAQVLQSEVKGNKIHDEHLFIVTHQAYELWFKQVLFELDSVREIFISGHVRDERNMLKVNTRIHRIVMIFRLLVEQFSVLETMTALDFFDFREYLSPASGFQSLQFRLVENKIGVPDNLRVPYNRRHYRDNFKGHESEMLLATEQEPTLLKLVEEWLERTPGLEVDGFNFWESLEINIFVGLNQEKEKIAIMPDSEDKEEMMAELVKQKELFTSLFDEKRHDHLLSKGERRLSYKALQGALMIFFYREEPRFQVPFQLLTFLMDIDTLMTKWRYNHVCMVHRMIGSKAGTGGSSGYHYLRSTVSDRYKVFVDLFNLATFLVPRHWVPKLNPNVHTFLYTAECCDSSYCSNEDSD, encoded by the exons ATGAGCGGATGCCCGTACTTTGAGAAGAAGCATTT GTTGTTCAAAAACAAGCCTCCGAATGCCGAAGAGGAGGACGCCTCTCAGGCGGGCGTCAACAAGGCCAGTCGAGGAGGAATCATCTATGGGGATTACCTGCAG CTTGACAAAATCGTCTCGGCCCAGGTGTTGCAGAGTGAAGTCAAGGGGAATAAGATCCACGATGAGCACCTCTTCATCGTCACTCATCAAG cctATGAACTGTGGTTCAAACAGGTTTTGTTCGAACTTGATTCAGTGCGGGAGATCTTCATCAGCGGACAT GTCCGAGACGAACGCAACATGCTCAAAGTGAACACCCGCATCCACAGGATCGTGATGATATTCAGACTGTTGGTCGAACAGTTTTCTGTTCTGGAAACAATGACGGCCTTGGACTTTTTTGACTTCAG GGAATACCTGTCACCGGCCTCGGGCTTCCAAAGCCTTCAGTTTCGGCTGGTGGAGAACAAGATCGGGGTCCCGGACAACCTGAGGGTGCCGTACAACAGACGCCATTACAGGGACAACTTCAAGGGTCATGAGAGTGAGATGCTGCTCGCCACGGAGCAGGAGCCCACACTCTTAAAGCTCGTCGAG GAGTGGCTGGAGAGAACTCCCGGCTTGGAGGTGGACGGATTCAATTTCTGGGAAAGCCTGGAAATCAATATATTTGTAGGGCTGAAtcaagagaaggagaaaatcGCG ATAATGCCAGATTCcgaggacaaggaggagatgATGGCCGAGCTGGTCAAACAGAAAGAGCTCTTCACTTCTCTGTTCGACGAGAAGCGCCACGACCATCTGCTCAGCAAAG GTGAGAGGCGGCTCTCTTACAAAGCTCTACAAGGTGCCCTGATGATCTTCTTCTACAG GGAGGAGCCGAGGTTCCAGGTCCCCTTCCAGCTGCTCACGTTCCTCATGGACATCGACACGCTGATGACGAAATGGAGAT ATAATCACGTATGCATGGTGCATCGAATGATCGGCAGCAAGGCCGGCACAGGGGGCTCCTCCGGCTACCACTACCTGAGATCCACCGTCAG TGACCGCTACAAGGTGTTTGTGGATCTGTTCAACCTGGCGACCTTCCTGGTGCCTCGCCACTGGGTGCCCAAGCTGAATCCCAATGTCCACACGTTCCTCTACACGGCCGAGTGCTGCGACAGCTCCTACTGCAGCAACGAGGACTCAGACTGA